A window of Halobellus sp. LT62 contains these coding sequences:
- a CDS encoding orc1/cdc6 family replication initiation protein, with product MVLFERDNDIYRDRDALREDYQPEALVGRDEELQTYQAALQPVINGEQPNNIFLYGKTGVGKTAATKYLLAHLKEDAAQYDDIDLSVIFLNCDGLTSSYQIATRLVNNLRSEANQISTTGYPLASVYEMLWEDLDDRGGTVLVVLDEIDHVNDDSILYQLPRARANGDLEVAKIGLIGISNDFSFRDDLSPKVKSSLCEQEIHFPAYNAENLRAILEQRSDVAFHDDVLSDEAIPLCAAYGAKDAGDARQSIDLLMKAGDLARDEETATVTEAHVRRGRRALERGRIKEGINGLTEHGHLVLYALLTLDLEDQAPIRSRDVRPRYTRFTELANRDPLVPRRMRDHLSELAMLGIVSVTERNEGRRGGTYREYALDMDVELILSAMMDTVEVVGVHDSITSYVDSEDSQEAPTLEDFSEV from the coding sequence ATGGTCCTCTTCGAGCGGGACAACGATATTTACCGCGATCGGGACGCCTTACGGGAGGACTACCAACCCGAAGCGCTCGTCGGTCGGGACGAAGAACTACAGACGTATCAGGCGGCGCTGCAACCCGTGATCAACGGCGAACAGCCGAATAACATCTTTCTGTACGGGAAAACAGGCGTCGGAAAGACGGCAGCTACCAAGTACTTACTGGCTCATCTCAAAGAGGACGCTGCTCAGTACGACGATATCGACCTCTCCGTCATCTTTCTGAACTGCGACGGGCTCACGAGTTCTTACCAGATCGCGACCCGTCTCGTCAACAATCTCCGTTCGGAGGCCAACCAAATTTCGACGACGGGATATCCGCTGGCCTCCGTCTACGAGATGCTCTGGGAGGACCTCGACGACCGCGGCGGGACCGTTCTCGTCGTCCTCGACGAGATCGATCACGTCAACGACGATAGCATCCTCTATCAGCTCCCGAGAGCCCGCGCGAACGGCGACCTCGAAGTGGCCAAAATCGGTCTCATCGGCATCTCAAACGACTTCTCGTTCCGTGACGACCTCTCGCCGAAGGTGAAAAGCTCCCTCTGTGAGCAGGAGATCCACTTCCCCGCGTACAACGCCGAGAACCTCCGCGCGATCCTCGAACAGCGAAGCGATGTGGCGTTCCACGACGACGTCCTCAGCGACGAAGCTATTCCGCTTTGTGCGGCCTACGGAGCGAAGGACGCGGGTGACGCTCGACAGTCGATCGACCTCCTGATGAAAGCCGGCGATCTCGCTCGAGACGAAGAGACAGCTACCGTGACCGAAGCACACGTTCGTCGCGGTCGGCGCGCGCTCGAACGCGGTCGAATCAAGGAAGGGATCAACGGCCTCACCGAACACGGCCACTTGGTTTTATACGCCCTCTTGACGCTGGATCTCGAGGATCAAGCTCCGATTCGCTCCCGCGACGTCAGGCCACGGTATACGCGGTTTACCGAACTCGCCAATCGCGATCCCCTCGTTCCGCGTCGGATGCGAGATCATCTGAGCGAGTTGGCGATGCTCGGCATCGTCTCCGTCACCGAACGGAACGAGGGACGACGTGGCGGGACGTATCGCGAATACGCGCTCGATATGGACGTCGAGTTGATCCTCTCGGCGATGATGGACACCGTCGAAGTCGTGGGAGTTCACGATTCGATCACGTCCTACGTCGACTCCGAGGACAGCCAAGAAGCACCGACGCTCGAGGACTTCTCTGAGGTCTGA
- the glmM gene encoding phosphoglucosamine mutase — protein sequence MFGTSGIRGPVGEEVNARLALDVGRAVAAEADTVVVGRDVRGTGSVLADALSAGLRECGTDVMRLGIVSTPTLARSVQWFGADAGVGVTASHNPAPDNGIKLWNPSGQAFTPTQTDAVEERLTNDAVESAPWDEFGKERGVDDASSRHVEHLVSTFSEPDGSPDQPTGDSPNDPLEDLTVVVDLGNGTGRVTVDALYALGATVHTLDAQPDGRFPARKSEPNAETLTALQSAVPSLDADLGIAHDGDADRMVAVTADGEYVPGDVLLALFAREAAEDVNSPATGDTPRPSVAVPVDTSLVVADTVQRAGGDVAYTPVGDVHIAEAASRDGFVFGGEPSGAWIWPDQTLAPDGHLAALSLAALVQRHDSLGTLVDEIPTDSYVTRRENVSVGDRAASMDAIEAELRERYVDIDTIDGLRVETDDGWFLVRPSGTEPLVRVTAEARAERTADELLESAREIIDDNAVR from the coding sequence ATGTTCGGGACGAGTGGGATCCGTGGACCGGTCGGCGAAGAAGTGAACGCGCGACTCGCACTCGATGTCGGACGAGCCGTCGCGGCGGAGGCTGACACCGTCGTTGTCGGACGCGACGTTCGCGGAACTGGGTCAGTTCTCGCCGACGCGCTCTCTGCTGGACTACGCGAGTGCGGGACTGACGTGATGCGTCTGGGGATCGTCTCGACGCCGACGCTCGCGAGGAGTGTCCAGTGGTTCGGAGCCGATGCCGGTGTCGGTGTCACCGCGTCACACAACCCCGCACCCGACAACGGGATCAAACTCTGGAACCCGTCGGGACAGGCGTTCACGCCGACGCAGACCGACGCGGTAGAAGAACGGCTCACGAACGACGCCGTCGAGTCGGCACCGTGGGACGAGTTCGGCAAGGAACGAGGTGTCGACGACGCGTCTTCGCGTCACGTCGAACATCTCGTTTCGACGTTCTCGGAACCGGACGGATCTCCGGACCAACCCACGGGCGACTCGCCGAACGATCCGCTCGAAGACCTCACGGTCGTCGTGGACCTCGGGAACGGAACCGGCCGGGTCACCGTCGACGCGCTCTATGCGTTGGGCGCGACGGTACACACCCTCGACGCCCAACCCGACGGTCGCTTCCCGGCGCGAAAGAGCGAACCGAACGCCGAAACGCTCACCGCGCTGCAGTCCGCCGTCCCGTCGCTCGACGCGGACCTCGGAATCGCCCACGACGGCGACGCCGACCGGATGGTCGCCGTCACCGCAGACGGGGAATACGTCCCCGGGGACGTGCTGTTGGCGCTGTTCGCACGCGAGGCGGCAGAAGATGTGAACTCCCCTGCGACCGGTGACACACCCCGTCCATCCGTCGCCGTTCCCGTCGACACGAGCCTCGTCGTCGCCGATACAGTCCAACGCGCCGGCGGCGACGTTGCGTACACGCCCGTCGGCGATGTCCACATCGCAGAAGCGGCGTCACGTGACGGATTCGTCTTCGGCGGGGAGCCCTCGGGCGCGTGGATCTGGCCCGATCAGACGCTCGCGCCGGACGGCCACCTCGCCGCCCTCAGTCTCGCAGCGCTCGTCCAGCGACACGACTCACTCGGCACGCTCGTCGACGAGATTCCGACTGATTCGTACGTCACCCGTCGCGAGAACGTCTCCGTCGGGGATCGAGCGGCATCGATGGACGCGATCGAGGCGGAACTTCGCGAACGATACGTTGACATCGACACCATCGACGGGCTTCGCGTCGAGACCGACGACGGGTGGTTCCTCGTCAGACCGAGCGGAACAGAACCGCTCGTTCGAGTGACCGCCGAAGCCCGAGCGGAACGGACCGCGGACGAGCTGCTCGAATCAGCGCGCGAGATCATCGACGACAACGCAGTGCGCTAA
- a CDS encoding heavy metal translocating P-type ATPase → MNTRTAHLDITGMTCANCSATVGDAIESLDGVVEANVNFATDEGSVEYDPETVSLAEVYEAIEDAGYGVVSETVSIAISDMTCSNCADTNQAALEALPGVIDAEVNYATDEAQVRYNPADVSREELYDAIEDAGYSPVRESEAEGEASGEDARDAARQAEIRKQLRLTLFGAALSAPLLFFIVDKLLFGGSILPERVFGVEFGWVEFALATPVQLVLGWPFYKNSYKAVIRNRRANMDVLIALGSTTAYVYSVAVLAGAIAGSLYFDTAALILVFITLGNYLEARSKGQAGEALRTLLEMEADTATLIDEDGTEREIPLEDVEVGDRMKVRPGEQIPTDGVVVDGQSAVDESMVTGESVPVEKGEGDEVVGSTINENGVLIVEATKVGSDTALQQIVQTVKEAQSRQPEIQNLADRISAYFVPAVIANALVWGVVWYLFPATLAGVVEWLPLWGLVAGGPAIAGGTVSVFEFAIVVFASAVLIACPCALGLATPAATMVGTTIGAQNGVLFKGGDVLERAKDVDTVVFDKTGTLTEGEMELTDVIVFDGNGSSATDGGSAADSGTSTTDGGQVVARDSLSEDDVLRLAASAERGSEHPLARAIVEGAEARGLDVTEPEAFENVPGHGVRATIEGEEVLVGNRKLLEDNGVDPSSAAETMERLEREGKTAMLVARLPTAGNGGVSNGELVGVVADADTIKPSAKDAVSQLRERGIDVMMITGDNERTARAVADKVGIDPENVRAEVLPEDKSDAVEAIQDEGRKAMMVGDGVNDAPALAVAHVGTAIGSGTDVAIEAADVTLMRDDPVDVVKAIRISDATLQKIKQNLVWALGYNTAMIPLASLGLLQPVLAAGAMAFSSVSVLTNSLLFRSYTPDHDYELLGRLR, encoded by the coding sequence ATGAACACGAGAACAGCGCATCTCGACATCACGGGGATGACCTGTGCCAACTGTTCGGCCACTGTTGGGGACGCCATCGAGTCGCTGGACGGCGTCGTCGAAGCGAACGTCAATTTCGCCACGGACGAGGGGTCCGTCGAGTACGATCCCGAAACCGTATCGCTCGCAGAGGTATACGAGGCCATCGAGGACGCGGGTTACGGCGTCGTCTCGGAGACTGTCTCGATCGCCATCTCCGATATGACGTGTTCGAACTGCGCGGACACCAACCAAGCCGCGCTGGAGGCGCTTCCGGGGGTGATTGACGCCGAGGTGAACTACGCGACCGACGAAGCCCAAGTGCGGTACAACCCAGCGGACGTCTCGCGCGAGGAGCTGTACGACGCTATCGAAGACGCGGGGTATTCGCCGGTTCGCGAGAGCGAGGCTGAAGGTGAAGCGTCCGGGGAGGACGCCCGAGACGCAGCCCGCCAAGCCGAGATCCGCAAGCAACTCCGGCTCACGCTGTTCGGGGCGGCGCTGTCGGCACCGCTTTTGTTCTTCATCGTCGACAAGTTGCTCTTCGGGGGCAGCATCCTCCCGGAGAGAGTCTTCGGCGTCGAGTTCGGCTGGGTCGAGTTCGCGCTGGCGACGCCCGTCCAACTCGTGCTCGGCTGGCCGTTCTACAAGAACTCCTACAAAGCGGTGATCAGGAACCGGCGGGCGAACATGGACGTGCTCATCGCTCTCGGCTCGACGACGGCGTACGTCTACTCGGTAGCCGTTCTCGCCGGAGCCATCGCGGGGAGCCTCTACTTCGACACGGCGGCGCTGATCTTGGTGTTCATTACGCTCGGAAACTACCTCGAAGCCCGCTCGAAGGGCCAAGCCGGGGAAGCGCTCCGAACGCTGCTGGAGATGGAAGCCGATACCGCGACACTTATCGACGAGGACGGGACCGAGCGTGAGATTCCGCTGGAAGACGTCGAGGTCGGCGACCGAATGAAAGTCCGCCCGGGCGAGCAGATCCCGACCGACGGGGTCGTCGTCGACGGACAGTCAGCCGTCGACGAATCGATGGTGACCGGCGAGTCCGTTCCCGTCGAGAAGGGAGAGGGCGACGAGGTCGTCGGCTCCACGATCAACGAGAACGGCGTCCTGATCGTCGAAGCGACCAAGGTCGGCTCCGACACCGCGCTCCAGCAGATCGTCCAGACGGTGAAAGAGGCCCAGTCACGCCAGCCCGAGATTCAGAACCTCGCCGACCGCATCTCCGCGTACTTCGTCCCCGCGGTCATCGCGAACGCCCTCGTCTGGGGCGTCGTCTGGTATCTGTTCCCCGCGACGCTCGCGGGGGTCGTCGAGTGGCTCCCCCTGTGGGGGCTCGTCGCCGGCGGCCCGGCGATCGCGGGCGGGACGGTGTCCGTGTTCGAGTTCGCGATCGTCGTGTTCGCCTCGGCCGTCCTGATCGCCTGTCCCTGTGCGTTGGGGCTCGCGACGCCGGCAGCGACGATGGTCGGCACAACCATCGGCGCGCAGAACGGCGTCCTGTTCAAGGGCGGCGACGTCCTCGAACGCGCGAAGGACGTCGACACGGTCGTCTTCGACAAGACCGGGACACTCACCGAGGGCGAGATGGAGCTCACCGACGTCATTGTCTTCGACGGGAACGGCAGTTCCGCGACAGACGGCGGGTCGGCGGCGGACAGTGGTACTTCGACGACAGACGGCGGGCAAGTCGTCGCTCGGGACTCGCTCTCAGAGGACGACGTGCTGCGGCTGGCCGCGTCGGCCGAACGCGGCAGCGAGCATCCGCTCGCCCGCGCAATCGTCGAAGGAGCCGAAGCGCGCGGGCTCGACGTGACCGAACCCGAGGCGTTCGAAAACGTCCCTGGACACGGGGTCCGGGCGACGATCGAGGGCGAGGAGGTGCTGGTCGGCAACCGAAAGCTGCTCGAAGATAACGGCGTCGACCCGTCTTCCGCGGCGGAGACGATGGAGCGACTCGAACGCGAGGGGAAGACCGCGATGCTCGTCGCCCGTCTGCCGACCGCCGGGAACGGTGGCGTGAGCAACGGTGAACTCGTCGGCGTCGTCGCCGACGCGGACACGATCAAACCGAGTGCGAAAGATGCCGTGAGTCAACTTCGCGAGCGCGGAATCGACGTGATGATGATCACCGGCGACAACGAGCGAACCGCTCGCGCCGTGGCCGACAAAGTCGGGATCGATCCCGAAAACGTCCGCGCGGAGGTCCTTCCGGAGGACAAATCCGACGCGGTCGAGGCGATTCAAGACGAGGGCCGGAAGGCGATGATGGTCGGCGACGGCGTCAACGATGCCCCCGCGCTGGCGGTGGCCCACGTCGGCACCGCCATCGGCTCGGGAACTGACGTCGCCATCGAAGCCGCGGACGTGACGCTGATGCGCGACGACCCGGTGGACGTCGTGAAGGCGATCCGGATCTCCGATGCGACGTTGCAGAAAATCAAACAGAACCTCGTCTGGGCGCTCGGCTACAACACCGCGATGATCCCGTTGGCCTCGCTCGGATTGCTCCAGCCAGTACTCGCCGCCGGAGCGATGGCGTTCTCGTCGGTGTCGGTCCTGACGAACAGCCTGCTGTTCAGAAGCTACACGCCCGATCACGACTACGAGCTGCTCGGACGGCTCCGCTGA
- a CDS encoding beta-CASP ribonuclease aCPSF1, translating into MSTNDTTDPLEAVRTKLEAEIPDDLVVSRVAYEGPELVIYTETPRAFAERDGLIRRLASTLRKRITVRPAAGTQLDPAEAKPKILDMIPEDAGITNLQFYPATGEVLIEAQKPGLVIGRRASTLREITQEVGWTPDVLRTPPMESSTVDNVRNFLMQERDDRRDFLERVGKRIHREQTQETEWVRVTTLGCCREVGRASFVLSTPETRILIDCGDKPGAEGEVPYLQVPEANPIADLDAVVLTHAHLDHSALLPLLFKYGYDGPVYTTEPTRDLMGLLQLDYLDVAAKEGRTPPYDSEMVREELKHTITVDYGDVTDIAPDIKLTFHNAGHILGSAVTHFHIGDGFHNIVFSGDVHYDDTRLFNGASNDFPRVESLVMESTYGGRNDYQTDQEDSERKLIELIRETHDRDGKVVIPAFAVGRSQELMLVLEEAMRKGKLPTMPIYLDGMIREATAIHTAYPEFLRDGLRDRILHEDENPFLAEQFQQVDGGQEMREQIAGDDPCIILSTSGMVTGGPIMSWLELLGSDEENQLIFVGYQAQGTLGRRIQSGRREIPFSDRGSRSEQLTLRFDVESVSGFSGHADRSGLENFVGTMNPRPEEIICVHGDESSTDQLSSGLYQKYDVRTYAPRNLETFRFD; encoded by the coding sequence ATGAGCACTAACGACACAACAGATCCGCTCGAAGCGGTCAGAACGAAACTCGAAGCAGAAATTCCGGACGACCTCGTCGTCTCTCGCGTCGCCTACGAGGGGCCCGAACTCGTCATCTACACCGAAACGCCGCGCGCGTTCGCCGAACGGGACGGCCTGATTCGACGACTCGCCAGCACCCTCCGGAAGCGTATCACCGTCAGACCGGCGGCGGGGACGCAGCTGGACCCTGCAGAGGCGAAACCGAAGATCCTCGATATGATCCCCGAGGACGCGGGCATCACGAACCTGCAGTTCTACCCCGCCACCGGCGAGGTGCTGATCGAGGCGCAGAAACCGGGACTCGTCATCGGGCGACGAGCGAGCACACTTCGGGAGATCACCCAAGAGGTCGGCTGGACGCCGGACGTCCTCCGAACTCCCCCGATGGAGTCCTCGACGGTCGACAACGTCCGCAACTTCCTGATGCAGGAGCGCGACGACCGCCGCGACTTCCTCGAACGCGTCGGAAAGCGAATTCATCGCGAACAGACCCAAGAGACGGAGTGGGTTCGCGTCACGACGCTCGGCTGCTGCCGGGAGGTCGGCCGCGCGAGTTTCGTCCTCAGCACCCCGGAAACGCGCATCCTCATCGACTGCGGCGATAAACCCGGCGCGGAGGGCGAAGTCCCCTACTTGCAGGTTCCCGAGGCCAACCCGATCGCAGACTTGGACGCGGTCGTCCTCACGCACGCGCACCTCGATCACTCAGCGCTGCTCCCGCTGCTGTTCAAGTACGGCTACGACGGGCCGGTCTACACGACCGAACCGACGCGAGACCTGATGGGCTTACTCCAACTGGACTATCTCGACGTCGCGGCCAAGGAGGGACGGACGCCGCCGTACGACTCGGAGATGGTTCGAGAGGAGCTCAAACACACGATCACGGTCGATTACGGCGACGTCACAGACATCGCGCCCGATATCAAACTGACGTTCCACAACGCCGGACACATTCTCGGGTCGGCGGTCACGCACTTCCACATCGGCGACGGCTTCCACAACATCGTCTTCTCCGGCGACGTCCACTACGACGACACGCGATTGTTCAACGGGGCGTCGAACGACTTCCCGCGCGTCGAGTCGCTGGTGATGGAGTCGACGTACGGCGGCCGAAACGACTACCAGACCGACCAAGAAGACTCCGAGCGAAAACTCATCGAACTCATCCGCGAGACGCACGACCGCGACGGGAAAGTCGTCATTCCCGCCTTCGCGGTCGGGCGCTCTCAGGAGCTGATGCTGGTTCTCGAAGAGGCGATGCGCAAGGGGAAGCTCCCGACGATGCCGATCTATCTCGACGGGATGATTCGGGAGGCGACCGCGATCCATACGGCCTATCCCGAGTTCCTCCGGGACGGACTCAGAGACCGGATCCTCCACGAGGACGAGAATCCCTTCCTCGCCGAGCAGTTCCAACAGGTCGACGGCGGCCAAGAGATGCGCGAGCAAATCGCGGGCGACGATCCGTGTATCATCCTTTCCACCTCGGGAATGGTCACCGGCGGCCCGATTATGTCGTGGCTCGAGCTCCTCGGGAGCGACGAGGAGAATCAGCTCATCTTCGTCGGGTACCAGGCACAGGGGACGCTCGGCCGGCGGATCCAGAGCGGTCGACGGGAGATCCCCTTCAGCGACCGGGGAAGTCGATCCGAACAGCTCACGCTCAGATTCGACGTCGAATCGGTCAGCGGGTTCTCCGGCCACGCCGATCGGAGCGGGCTCGAAAACTTCGTCGGGACGATGAACCCTCGGCCCGAGGAGATCATCTGCGTTCACGGCGACGAGTCGTCGACGGACCAACTGTCCTCGGGACTCTATCAGAAGTACGACGTTCGGACGTACGCGCCGCGAAACCTCGAAACGTTCCGCTTCGACTGA
- a CDS encoding helix-turn-helix domain-containing protein, whose amino-acid sequence MPDSMSEQLKQDMECEGLLECFHGLKQLDRQCFQVLVNAGEPLTVDEVAETVERERSTAYRSIQRLLQSGFIQKEQVNYEQGGYYHVYSPTDPEKISDSMQRMLNDWYAKMGQLIQEFEDKYQQPEADAEVAVNG is encoded by the coding sequence ATGCCAGATTCGATGTCCGAACAGTTGAAACAGGATATGGAATGTGAGGGGCTGTTGGAGTGCTTCCACGGCCTCAAGCAACTCGATAGGCAGTGCTTTCAGGTGCTCGTAAACGCCGGAGAGCCGCTGACCGTCGACGAGGTCGCAGAGACCGTCGAACGCGAGCGCTCGACGGCCTACCGGTCGATTCAGCGGCTGCTGCAGTCGGGGTTCATCCAGAAAGAACAGGTCAACTACGAACAGGGCGGATACTACCACGTGTACTCGCCGACGGACCCCGAAAAGATCTCCGACAGTATGCAGCGAATGCTCAACGACTGGTACGCGAAGATGGGACAGCTCATCCAAGAGTTCGAGGACAAATACCAGCAGCCGGAAGCGGACGCGGAAGTCGCGGTCAACGGGTAA
- a CDS encoding sulfite exporter TauE/SafE family protein — protein sequence MLEIFGIGVATLLLFVGFGLLIGVLFGFFGMGGSFLVTPALLVMGYPSRVAVGSGLAFVFGTSVIATLRHRDLGQVDYKLGVLMIAGTTLGIEVGKEIVLHLESLGLASNIISVTYVVLLGGIGVFVTYEALTGDGDGGIDHDAEGEADADDIPATAKKLQSYRVPPMISLRGGVSVSLWMILGVAFATGLLSGFLGVGGGFIRMPALFYLIGVPVPIAVGTDLFEIVFSGGIGSFLYAMDGGVDLSVVLPLLAGSALGARVGSAATSIVDESEIKVYFGLMLLGGSVAVAVREVGGYLDVPVLNTVSLVLILGSALLVSGMVVYSSIVEIRNRSGSRSSTAD from the coding sequence ATGCTAGAGATATTCGGAATCGGCGTCGCGACGCTGCTGCTGTTCGTCGGGTTCGGCTTACTCATCGGCGTCCTGTTCGGATTTTTCGGAATGGGAGGATCGTTCCTCGTCACGCCCGCGCTCTTAGTGATGGGGTATCCGTCGAGAGTCGCCGTCGGGAGCGGCCTCGCGTTCGTCTTCGGGACGTCGGTCATCGCGACGCTGAGGCATCGCGACCTCGGACAGGTCGATTACAAACTCGGCGTGTTGATGATCGCCGGGACCACGCTCGGAATCGAGGTCGGCAAGGAAATCGTGCTCCACCTCGAATCGCTGGGGCTGGCGAGCAACATCATCAGCGTCACGTACGTCGTGCTACTCGGCGGCATCGGCGTGTTCGTCACCTACGAGGCGCTCACCGGTGACGGTGATGGCGGTATCGACCACGACGCCGAGGGAGAGGCCGACGCCGACGACATCCCGGCCACCGCGAAGAAGCTACAATCGTACCGCGTCCCCCCGATGATCAGCCTCCGCGGCGGCGTCAGCGTGTCACTGTGGATGATTCTCGGCGTCGCGTTCGCGACGGGGCTGCTCTCGGGATTCCTCGGCGTCGGCGGTGGCTTCATTCGAATGCCCGCGCTGTTCTATCTGATCGGCGTGCCGGTACCGATCGCCGTCGGGACCGACCTCTTCGAGATCGTCTTTTCGGGGGGAATCGGAAGCTTCCTGTACGCGATGGACGGTGGCGTCGATCTCTCGGTCGTCCTGCCGCTTCTGGCGGGCAGCGCGCTCGGCGCTCGCGTCGGATCGGCCGCGACGAGCATCGTCGACGAGAGCGAGATCAAGGTGTACTTCGGCCTGATGCTGCTCGGCGGATCGGTCGCCGTCGCAGTTCGCGAGGTCGGCGGGTACCTCGATGTCCCGGTGTTGAATACGGTCAGTCTCGTACTCATACTCGGATCGGCGCTCCTCGTGAGCGGGATGGTCGTCTACAGCAGTATCGTCGAAATCCGCAACAGATCGGGGAGTCGATCATCGACGGCGGACTGA
- a CDS encoding DUF7512 family protein — protein sequence MVDIGALLGASGEGTMQALTLVGAVLVEAIILYVGYGAVTRTLEPTVRRALSSE from the coding sequence ATGGTGGATATAGGGGCGCTGCTCGGGGCGTCGGGAGAAGGGACAATGCAAGCGCTCACGCTCGTCGGTGCCGTCCTCGTGGAGGCGATAATCCTCTACGTGGGTTACGGTGCGGTGACTCGAACGCTCGAACCGACCGTTCGCAGGGCACTCAGTAGCGAATAA
- a CDS encoding metal ABC transporter permease — protein MIDAAFVPLQQGALDLLLAPLFWILEAWYWLLVQVYHLTGLEILDPDYRFMYRALLVGLCIGVVAPLIGTFLVHRQLALIGDALAHTAFAGVAVGLFLNAVLDLGISPYLTAVVVAVIAALAIELISEVTDAYNDVSMAIVLSTGFALGSTLISINAGGLSVGIDQYLFGNLSTVSPTNAVILLALFVAIVLTVAVTRNQLLYVTFDETAAAVSGLSVNWYNRIMVMLTALVVVGAMQIMGVILVAAMLVVPVAGASQISRSFAESIYISIVLAELAVLIGIGVAYYWGATGGPIIVLVAVAIYGGSIILGRVQDAVTQDATPTTKQIDTARATTNDGRE, from the coding sequence GTGATCGACGCCGCGTTCGTCCCGTTACAGCAGGGGGCGCTCGACCTCCTCCTCGCGCCGCTGTTCTGGATTCTCGAAGCGTGGTATTGGCTGTTAGTGCAGGTGTATCACCTGACCGGGCTGGAGATTCTCGACCCCGACTACCGATTCATGTACAGGGCGCTACTGGTCGGACTCTGTATCGGTGTCGTCGCCCCGCTCATCGGGACGTTCCTCGTGCACCGACAGCTCGCACTCATCGGGGACGCGCTCGCACACACCGCGTTCGCCGGGGTCGCGGTCGGACTGTTTCTCAACGCAGTCCTCGACCTCGGGATCTCCCCGTATCTGACCGCCGTCGTCGTCGCGGTCATCGCCGCATTGGCGATCGAACTCATCTCGGAGGTGACCGACGCGTACAACGACGTGTCGATGGCGATCGTGCTCTCGACGGGGTTCGCGCTCGGGTCGACACTGATCAGTATCAACGCTGGAGGGCTCTCCGTGGGGATCGATCAGTACCTCTTCGGGAACCTCTCGACGGTGTCCCCGACGAACGCGGTGATCCTCCTCGCGCTGTTCGTCGCGATCGTCCTCACGGTCGCCGTCACGCGAAATCAGTTGCTCTACGTCACGTTCGATGAGACCGCGGCGGCGGTCTCTGGACTCTCCGTGAACTGGTACAACAGAATAATGGTGATGCTCACCGCCTTGGTCGTCGTCGGCGCGATGCAGATTATGGGCGTCATCCTCGTCGCCGCGATGCTCGTCGTCCCGGTCGCCGGCGCGTCACAGATCTCGCGGAGTTTCGCGGAGTCGATATACATCTCTATCGTACTCGCAGAACTCGCCGTGCTGATCGGTATCGGCGTCGCCTACTACTGGGGCGCAACCGGCGGTCCGATAATCGTGTTAGTCGCCGTCGCGATATACGGTGGCTCGATTATTCTGGGCCGGGTGCAGGACGCGGTCACGCAAGACGCGACACCGACGACGAAACAGATCGATACCGCGCGAGCGACGACGAACGACGGCCGCGAGTGA
- a CDS encoding metal ABC transporter ATP-binding protein: protein MSADQGGTTAESESTESVVDLVDVEFGYTATPVVEDVSLRIDPGEYVAVVGPNGSGKSTLMKLLLGLLRPDHGVARLFGRPAHQFTDGARIGYVAQHASASKDMPITVREVVKMGRFPHVGFGRLSSGDWDIVEEAIRTVGMSAFADRRVTALSGGQRQRAFIARALASEAELLVLDEPTVGVDAESVAAFYDLLEALHAKGITIVLIEHDLSSVTAHAERVVCLNRRIYFDGPTAEFDAGDALARAFDATTSERESA, encoded by the coding sequence ATGAGTGCAGATCAAGGCGGGACGACGGCCGAGAGTGAATCCACGGAATCGGTCGTCGACCTCGTCGACGTCGAGTTCGGATACACCGCCACGCCGGTCGTCGAAGACGTCTCGCTCCGGATCGACCCGGGTGAGTACGTCGCCGTCGTGGGGCCGAACGGTTCCGGCAAATCCACGCTGATGAAGTTGCTCCTAGGACTTCTCCGCCCCGACCACGGCGTCGCTCGGCTGTTCGGGCGACCGGCCCACCAGTTCACCGACGGTGCCCGAATCGGCTACGTGGCTCAGCACGCCAGCGCGTCGAAGGACATGCCGATCACCGTCCGCGAGGTCGTGAAGATGGGACGGTTCCCGCACGTCGGGTTCGGTCGGCTCTCGTCCGGAGACTGGGATATCGTCGAGGAAGCGATCCGAACGGTCGGAATGAGCGCGTTCGCCGACCGGCGCGTGACCGCGCTCTCCGGGGGACAGAGACAGCGCGCGTTCATCGCCCGCGCGCTCGCCAGCGAGGCCGAACTCCTCGTACTCGACGAGCCGACCGTCGGCGTCGATGCCGAATCAGTCGCCGCGTTCTACGACCTGCTCGAAGCACTGCACGCGAAGGGAATCACGATCGTTCTCATCGAGCACGATCTGAGCTCTGTGACAGCGCACGCCGAGCGGGTCGTTTGTCTGAATCGACGGATCTACTTCGACGGGCCAACGGCGGAGTTCGACGCCGGCGACGCGCTGGCCCGCGCGTTCGACGCGACGACCTCGGAGCGTGAGTCGGCGTGA